The following proteins are co-located in the Deltaproteobacteria bacterium genome:
- the ftsY gene encoding signal recognition particle-docking protein FtsY, whose product MAFFKRKEKDERIDEITAWAESYRKEQHPQEKDLKQQTPVRSDGVSAAEVEEEEIAPTRIEVQVEEASKSLSVEPPDTDLLEEIPTAILPEPEEVPIMKNGEKPVEMVEVLEEAESEGPALEVVEEFTEEVRPEEVEGVESSVTPSLFQRLRAGLSRTREGLIGKIDRLFSMGKKIDADTLEELEEILVESDIGVGNALALIEKIRERIGRKELKDSRIIKECIREELTGVLAGQGYSLNRPENGTCVIMMIGVNGVGKTTTIGKLAHRFTQAGEGVLLAAGDTFRAAASEQLEIWGKRVGAEVIRHQDGADPSAVVFDALKAAESRQIPVVIADTAGRLHTQVNLMEELKKMKRVMDKVVPGAPHEVLLVLDATTGQNALSQARIFHETIGVTGIVLTKLDGTARGGIVTAITAELGIPVKLIGIGEGIEDLRDFHPEEFVSALFD is encoded by the coding sequence ATGGCATTTTTTAAACGAAAAGAAAAAGATGAACGGATTGATGAAATTACCGCCTGGGCGGAGTCTTACCGGAAGGAACAGCATCCGCAAGAAAAGGACCTGAAACAGCAAACACCGGTTCGATCGGATGGGGTGAGCGCAGCGGAAGTCGAAGAGGAGGAAATCGCTCCCACAAGGATCGAAGTACAGGTAGAAGAAGCGTCGAAAAGCCTTTCGGTGGAACCCCCGGACACCGATTTGTTGGAAGAAATTCCCACAGCGATCCTTCCCGAGCCGGAAGAAGTCCCGATCATGAAAAACGGGGAAAAGCCTGTGGAGATGGTGGAAGTATTGGAAGAGGCGGAAAGTGAAGGGCCGGCACTTGAGGTGGTAGAGGAATTCACGGAAGAAGTCCGGCCCGAAGAGGTGGAGGGGGTTGAATCGTCCGTTACACCCTCCCTCTTCCAGCGGCTCCGTGCAGGGCTCTCCCGGACCCGGGAAGGGCTGATCGGGAAGATCGACCGGCTTTTTTCCATGGGGAAAAAGATCGATGCCGATACCCTCGAAGAGTTGGAAGAGATCCTGGTCGAATCCGATATCGGCGTCGGCAATGCCCTGGCCCTGATCGAGAAGATCCGGGAGCGGATCGGGCGGAAAGAACTGAAGGATTCCCGAATTATCAAAGAGTGTATCCGGGAGGAGTTGACCGGCGTTCTTGCCGGTCAGGGCTATTCCCTGAATCGACCGGAGAACGGCACTTGTGTCATCATGATGATCGGTGTCAACGGTGTCGGCAAGACCACGACGATCGGCAAACTCGCCCATCGCTTCACACAGGCGGGGGAAGGTGTGTTGCTGGCCGCCGGGGATACCTTCCGTGCGGCTGCCTCGGAACAGTTGGAGATCTGGGGGAAACGGGTCGGGGCGGAGGTCATTCGTCATCAGGATGGCGCCGATCCTTCGGCCGTGGTTTTCGATGCTCTCAAGGCCGCCGAATCCCGGCAGATTCCCGTCGTGATCGCCGATACGGCCGGGAGGCTGCATACCCAGGTCAACCTGATGGAAGAGTTGAAGAAGATGAAACGGGTCATGGACAAGGTGGTACCCGGCGCGCCGCACGAGGTGCTTCTGGTACTCGATGCCACCACCGGTCAGAATGCCCTGTCGCAGGCCCGGATTTTTCATGAGACCATCGGTGTCACCGGAATCGTTCTTACCAAACTTGATGGCACGGCCCGGGGAGGGATCGTCACCGCCATCACGGCGGAACTCGGTATTCCCGTCAAACTGATCGGGATCGGAGAAGGAATAGAAGACCTGCGGGACTTCCACCCCGAGGAGTTCGTCAGCGCCTTATTCGACTGA
- a CDS encoding FAD-binding protein: MTIGPDLIKEFRRIVGKDDVDNSPEGRISYGYDATQVQHRPEVILYPSNAEEVSRILSICNREGIPLYPRGAGSGFAGGAIPVKGGVSLAMTRMNRIRKIVPEDLYAVVEPGVINGALQKAVEKMGLFYPPDPGSMAFSTLGGNVATGAAGLRSLKYGVTRDYVMGLEAVLPNGEIIRPGVKTVKGVVGYDMTRLLVGSEGTLAVVTEITLRLIPKPETSRTVLAVFADYRDAGRTVARVIDEKIIPSAMEFMDENCVNAVEDQFHLDLPAHGAAYLLIEVDGRPEETDREIDRIDRICRQEGAVHMMRGSDRSEEERLWKARRSISQAINRMGLTKVNEDIAVPRSRIPEILDYLQTLAREKRMRILTFGHAGDGNLHVNILIKAERRPEAEAVVEEIFREVLRLEGTISAEHGIGMVKSRFIGMEIAPPLLSAMKRIKEALDPAGILNPGKIFPVDQSG; this comes from the coding sequence GGATCTCATCAAAGAGTTTCGCCGGATCGTCGGCAAGGATGATGTGGACAACTCTCCCGAAGGTCGCATCAGCTATGGCTACGATGCCACACAGGTGCAACACCGGCCGGAGGTCATCCTCTACCCGTCGAACGCAGAGGAGGTCTCACGGATTCTTTCGATCTGCAATCGGGAGGGGATTCCTCTTTATCCCAGGGGTGCAGGATCGGGGTTTGCCGGAGGTGCAATCCCGGTGAAGGGCGGCGTCTCCCTGGCAATGACCCGGATGAACCGGATCAGAAAGATCGTGCCGGAGGATCTCTATGCCGTTGTTGAACCGGGCGTGATCAATGGTGCCCTGCAAAAGGCCGTGGAGAAGATGGGTCTCTTCTATCCGCCGGATCCGGGGAGCATGGCTTTTTCCACCCTGGGAGGAAACGTGGCGACCGGCGCCGCCGGCCTTCGCTCACTGAAGTACGGTGTCACCCGGGATTATGTAATGGGACTGGAGGCGGTTCTTCCCAACGGAGAGATTATCCGTCCGGGGGTCAAGACCGTGAAGGGGGTTGTCGGGTATGACATGACGCGGCTCCTCGTCGGGTCCGAGGGGACCCTGGCGGTGGTCACGGAGATCACTCTGCGCTTGATCCCCAAACCGGAGACAAGCAGGACCGTCCTGGCGGTATTTGCAGATTATCGGGATGCCGGCCGGACCGTTGCCCGAGTCATTGACGAAAAGATCATTCCGAGCGCCATGGAATTCATGGATGAAAACTGTGTGAATGCCGTGGAAGATCAGTTCCATCTGGACCTGCCCGCTCATGGTGCCGCTTACCTGTTGATTGAAGTTGACGGGAGGCCGGAAGAGACGGACCGGGAGATTGATCGGATCGACCGGATCTGCCGTCAGGAGGGGGCCGTCCATATGATGCGAGGTTCGGATCGTTCCGAAGAGGAACGTCTCTGGAAGGCCCGGCGCTCCATCTCTCAGGCGATCAACCGAATGGGATTGACCAAGGTGAACGAGGACATCGCCGTGCCGCGCAGCCGGATCCCGGAGATCCTTGACTACCTTCAGACGCTGGCACGGGAGAAGCGGATGCGAATCCTGACCTTCGGTCATGCCGGAGACGGAAACCTCCACGTCAACATCCTGATCAAAGCGGAACGACGACCGGAGGCGGAGGCGGTGGTGGAAGAGATCTTTCGTGAGGTGTTGCGTCTGGAGGGTACGATCTCGGCCGAACACGGGATCGGGATGGTTAAATCAAGATTCATCGGGATGGAGATCGCCCCACCCCTCCTCTCCGCCATGAAGCGGATCAAGGAGGCCCTTGACCCGGCGGGTATTCTCAATCCCGGCAAGATCTTTCCGGTCGATCAATCCGGGTAG
- the ybeY gene encoding rRNA maturation RNase YbeY has protein sequence MKIRLSRQGTIPRDPGTPAISVLKKVFEIVRKEGEVSLLLTDDPTIRELNREYRGRDRSTDVLSFALNEGDFPDPAPEMWGDIVISVECALRQAEAYGHSFETEMARLLIHGALHLIGYDHETTEYEAERMRKRESGILRTLEKEGLVRP, from the coding sequence ATGAAAATCCGGCTCAGCCGGCAGGGAACAATCCCCAGGGACCCAGGGACGCCGGCGATATCAGTCTTGAAAAAAGTCTTCGAAATCGTCCGCAAAGAGGGTGAGGTCAGCCTCCTGCTGACCGATGACCCGACGATCCGGGAACTCAACCGGGAATATCGGGGCCGGGACCGGTCCACCGACGTCCTTTCTTTCGCCCTGAACGAGGGGGACTTTCCGGATCCCGCACCGGAGATGTGGGGGGATATCGTCATCTCTGTGGAGTGTGCCCTCCGTCAGGCGGAGGCCTACGGCCATTCCTTCGAGACGGAGATGGCTCGTCTGCTGATCCATGGAGCACTCCACCTGATCGGTTACGATCATGAAACCACAGAATACGAGGCCGAGCGGATGCGAAAGCGGGAGTCCGGGATTTTGAGGACTCTCGAAAAAGAGGGGCTGGTCCGGCCCTGA
- a CDS encoding alpha/beta fold hydrolase: protein MLSEKDLKINEKSYKRTRLVLDVLRRFLKVNIKLHDLGDQFRKGDIFLFNHFARFETFIPQYLIYDQTGFMCRSLAAPELFNDDTFGNYLAGIGAIPTDLENVIHFMACEINRGYKAVIFPEGAMIKNRRVLGPKGRFRIYSREKGKYRKPHTGAAVIALYAQQIRDLFRLAYARKNQAKMKEIAVLFHTEDLERALEIASEPVRIVPANITFYPLRGDENFLTKVADRLGKIPNERVEEELIVEGNILFKNTDMDIRIGDPIEIRDYFKRTDLSLLRTRYFVDQRRILKSAAARLLTRMEILRSEIQSERIMVDYMQSIYSLVTVNLGHLCAELIYELLQHYKQHEVSREFFDQALYMTIKKAQESERIFLHRSLLNPDRYDSLLTHDNRDIRDILLQAAAADLIRIREDRYFFLPALEENYDFDEIRIKNFLKVRYNEVRPIPALQKAVREVLTHFDKLNRPRAWTEMLHDDDLRSHQRDRMIFCTEKYDEINRQETRTYSGAPFFLSPTDGGSQVGVLLIHGFTASPAETRPLGEFLTSRGFVTYGVRLKGHGTSPCDLDFRTLDEWYRSTLRGWNILRKICEKMVVVGFSMGGNLALMLAEEKGNAVDGLVTISTPLKIHDKNIFFAGLMHRVNQLVGVLPYLDGIKRFTKSDPENPEINYRNIPISALREFQHTMERTIEILPEIFCPTLILQGKEDPTVDPVSAKMIYEGIASPEKRLVMVEADHHVIIREKASAVHREVLRFLNQFTGSTRPEDSHAKPTEYSEMTGSR from the coding sequence ATGTTGTCGGAAAAGGACCTTAAGATCAATGAGAAGAGCTACAAGAGGACCCGGTTGGTCCTTGATGTTCTGCGCCGATTTCTGAAGGTCAATATCAAACTTCATGACCTGGGGGACCAGTTCCGAAAAGGAGATATCTTCCTCTTCAACCATTTCGCCCGGTTCGAGACCTTTATTCCCCAATACCTCATCTATGACCAGACGGGATTCATGTGTCGTTCGCTGGCCGCCCCGGAACTCTTCAACGACGACACCTTCGGAAATTACCTTGCCGGAATCGGTGCCATTCCGACGGACCTGGAAAATGTCATTCATTTCATGGCCTGCGAGATCAACCGGGGATACAAGGCGGTCATCTTCCCGGAAGGGGCGATGATCAAGAATCGACGGGTCCTCGGGCCGAAGGGACGATTCCGGATCTATTCCCGCGAAAAAGGAAAATATCGCAAGCCTCATACCGGCGCCGCCGTGATTGCCCTCTATGCCCAGCAGATCCGGGACCTCTTTCGCCTGGCCTATGCGCGGAAAAATCAAGCGAAGATGAAAGAGATCGCCGTCCTGTTTCATACCGAGGATCTCGAACGGGCGTTGGAGATCGCCTCCGAACCGGTCCGGATCGTCCCGGCCAACATCACCTTCTACCCTCTGCGGGGGGACGAAAACTTTCTGACCAAGGTGGCCGATCGTCTCGGGAAGATCCCTAATGAGCGAGTGGAAGAGGAATTGATCGTTGAGGGGAATATTCTTTTCAAGAACACGGACATGGACATCCGCATAGGCGATCCGATCGAAATCCGGGACTATTTCAAACGGACCGATCTCTCCCTGCTCCGTACACGATACTTTGTGGATCAACGGCGTATTCTCAAGAGCGCCGCCGCCCGTCTGCTCACCCGGATGGAGATCCTCCGTTCGGAGATCCAGTCCGAGCGGATCATGGTCGATTACATGCAGTCAATCTATTCCCTCGTTACCGTCAACCTCGGGCACCTCTGTGCGGAACTGATTTACGAACTGCTCCAGCATTACAAGCAGCATGAGGTCTCCCGGGAGTTCTTCGACCAGGCCCTTTATATGACGATCAAGAAGGCACAGGAATCGGAGCGAATTTTTCTGCACCGCAGTCTGTTAAACCCGGATCGCTATGACTCCCTCCTGACCCACGACAACCGGGACATCCGGGATATCCTGCTGCAGGCGGCCGCCGCCGATCTCATACGTATCCGGGAGGACCGCTACTTTTTTCTGCCTGCGCTGGAGGAGAATTACGATTTTGACGAAATCCGGATCAAAAATTTCCTGAAGGTCCGCTACAATGAAGTGCGCCCCATCCCGGCCCTTCAGAAAGCCGTCCGGGAGGTGTTGACACATTTCGACAAACTCAACCGGCCCCGTGCCTGGACGGAAATGCTCCATGACGATGACCTGCGCAGTCATCAAAGAGACCGCATGATCTTCTGTACGGAAAAATACGACGAGATCAATCGACAGGAAACAAGGACTTACTCCGGCGCCCCCTTCTTCCTTTCCCCCACCGATGGCGGATCACAAGTCGGGGTCCTGCTGATTCACGGGTTCACGGCCTCCCCCGCCGAGACCCGTCCTCTCGGTGAGTTTCTGACATCCCGGGGTTTTGTGACGTACGGCGTCCGTCTGAAAGGGCACGGCACCTCCCCCTGCGACCTTGACTTTCGGACCCTCGACGAGTGGTACCGTTCCACTCTCCGCGGGTGGAACATCCTGCGAAAGATTTGTGAAAAAATGGTCGTCGTCGGTTTTTCCATGGGAGGGAATCTGGCCCTGATGCTGGCCGAAGAAAAAGGAAACGCCGTGGACGGCCTTGTGACAATTTCCACGCCGCTGAAGATCCATGACAAGAACATCTTCTTTGCCGGCCTCATGCACCGGGTCAACCAACTGGTCGGTGTTCTTCCCTACCTTGACGGCATCAAACGTTTCACAAAGAGTGACCCGGAAAACCCGGAGATCAATTACCGGAATATCCCGATCAGCGCCCTCCGGGAATTCCAGCATACCATGGAACGGACGATCGAGATCCTACCGGAGATCTTCTGCCCGACATTGATCCTCCAGGGAAAAGAAGACCCGACGGTCGATCCCGTCAGTGCAAAGATGATTTACGAAGGGATCGCCTCACCGGAAAAGAGGCTGGTGATGGTGGAGGCGGACCATCATGTCATCATCCGGGAAAAGGCCTCCGCCGTCCACCGGGAAGTGCTGCGGTTTCTCAATCAGTTCACCGGGTCTACTCGCCCTGAAGATTCACATGCAAAGCCGACAGAATATTCGGAAATGACCGGATCTCGTTGA
- a CDS encoding PhoH family protein gives MPLLYGQNDENLDLIEKLFQIRISARGRKMELRGESGRVDQARKALEELNRSLSNGTVRAEDMGFAIRALADHGGVVLAELLSGGIRVPSRKKVILPKTPAQSKYIEAIRHHDVVLGIGPAGTGKTYLAMAMAVAAFSNQEVGRIILTRPAVEAGEHLGFLPGDLYQKIHPYLRPLYDALYDMIEPDRANRLIERGTIEIAPLAYMRGRTLNDSFIILDEGQNTTREQMKMFLTRLGFNSRVVLTGDITQIDLPKEKHSGLIHAKEILKGVPGIRISLFSNKDVIRHKLVQDIIRAYEKYEKNRETK, from the coding sequence ATGCCGCTCCTCTACGGGCAAAATGATGAGAACCTTGATCTGATCGAGAAACTTTTCCAGATCCGGATCTCCGCCCGGGGCAGGAAGATGGAACTTCGCGGGGAGTCCGGAAGGGTGGATCAGGCCCGGAAGGCGCTGGAGGAATTGAACCGTTCTCTTTCCAACGGGACGGTCCGGGCCGAAGATATGGGGTTTGCCATCCGGGCGTTGGCCGATCATGGCGGGGTGGTGCTGGCGGAACTGCTCAGCGGGGGGATCCGTGTTCCTTCCCGCAAGAAGGTGATCCTCCCTAAAACCCCGGCGCAATCCAAGTACATTGAAGCGATCCGGCATCACGATGTGGTCTTGGGGATCGGGCCGGCGGGGACCGGCAAGACCTATCTGGCCATGGCCATGGCCGTCGCCGCTTTTTCGAACCAGGAAGTGGGACGGATTATTCTGACCCGTCCGGCGGTGGAGGCCGGTGAGCATCTCGGTTTTCTTCCCGGCGATCTTTATCAGAAGATCCATCCTTATTTGCGTCCGCTCTATGATGCACTGTACGATATGATCGAGCCCGACCGGGCGAACCGGCTGATTGAACGGGGAACGATCGAGATTGCGCCGTTGGCCTATATGCGCGGCCGGACCCTGAACGACTCTTTTATTATCCTTGATGAGGGGCAGAACACGACCCGGGAACAGATGAAGATGTTTCTGACCCGGCTCGGTTTTAATTCACGGGTGGTCCTGACGGGGGATATCACCCAGATTGATCTGCCCAAGGAGAAACACTCCGGTCTGATCCATGCGAAAGAGATTCTGAAGGGGGTTCCCGGAATCCGGATCTCCCTCTTCTCGAATAAAGATGTCATTCGTCACAAACTTGTGCAGGACATCATCCGGGCGTATGAAAAATATGAAAAAAACAGGGAAACGAAATGA
- a CDS encoding HDIG domain-containing protein produces MSNGKESRKKNKTLSGRVRSGWEASRKFLQAGFRVEGVPFYRTHWFLKGLLVCSIVLSLSFLLLPDIEFISSRYQIGAISPKNIKAPRDLDVPDLKATEEKRRQVTEETLSVYDFDLAVVSRLDKEIQDAFTLMNRYYMGKRLRAENEGLEKAVARQQSSSPASEGKEPQRTEKELLEEGHQQFEKILQIKVPRRTMRILDREEFSPELASEVGLLVKMVMNRGVVSSPDLLLKEADKGITIKGIGENFEKKISDIDVFLDLKSAHDAIARYSDPFLASLPRDTAKAVKEIASLLIVPNLTFNKNETELRKAKERDAVKTVYFKVQKGEMIVREGDRITERHMAKLNALNALQKENNLFQTFIGLVFFNAILLGIFLIYIRRFKQPISQDLQKLTLLGLIIVGSLGLIKAFYWIAQIVMANLEFVEPSSILFGIPFAFCGMMIGVLFEIRIFIFPILMISILSGMMIHEDLSFTLYALVGNVIAALTVQNCRRRSALLRGGMIVGGANVLTALSITILHNDFSLTRGLDDALFAFFGGLLVSVLVSSLVPLLESLFKITTDIRLLELSDTNQRVLKDLLVHAPGTYQHSLMVGNLAEEAAEAVGANSLLTRVSSLYHDIGKIQKAEYFVENQINVENRHDKLIPSMSALILISHIKDGVELARENKLPPAILDIIRQHHGSSLITYFFQKAKDQENPSIHAVKEEDFRYPGPKPQTKEAAIVMITDAVEAASRVLAGPNPSRIEGMVVNKILERIYLDGQLDECDLTLKDLREIKRSLLPILTSIHHHRIDYPSVKLTDENGENRKDENPAQPAGNNPQGPRDAGDISLEKSLRNRPQRG; encoded by the coding sequence ATGAGTAACGGGAAGGAAAGCCGGAAGAAAAACAAGACCCTTTCCGGCCGGGTCCGGTCCGGGTGGGAAGCGTCCAGGAAATTTCTGCAGGCCGGTTTCCGGGTGGAGGGAGTTCCCTTTTACCGGACGCACTGGTTCTTGAAGGGGCTGCTCGTTTGCAGCATTGTTTTGTCTCTCAGTTTTCTCCTCCTGCCGGATATCGAGTTTATCTCCTCCCGGTATCAGATCGGGGCCATCAGCCCGAAAAACATCAAGGCGCCGCGGGATCTGGATGTCCCCGACCTGAAGGCGACGGAGGAGAAACGCCGCCAGGTGACGGAAGAGACCCTCTCGGTCTATGATTTTGACCTGGCCGTGGTTTCCCGTCTGGACAAGGAGATTCAGGATGCCTTTACCCTGATGAACCGCTATTACATGGGAAAACGTCTCCGGGCTGAGAATGAGGGTCTGGAAAAGGCGGTGGCCCGGCAGCAGTCTTCCTCCCCCGCTTCGGAAGGGAAAGAACCGCAGCGTACGGAAAAGGAACTGCTGGAAGAGGGGCATCAGCAGTTTGAAAAGATCCTGCAGATCAAGGTGCCCCGGAGAACGATGAGAATTCTCGACCGGGAGGAATTCTCTCCTGAACTCGCCTCCGAGGTCGGTCTGCTGGTTAAAATGGTTATGAACCGGGGGGTGGTGAGCAGCCCCGATCTTTTGCTCAAAGAGGCGGATAAAGGCATTACCATCAAGGGGATCGGGGAGAACTTTGAGAAGAAGATCTCCGATATTGATGTTTTTCTCGATCTGAAATCGGCCCATGATGCGATTGCCCGCTATTCCGACCCCTTCCTGGCATCTCTTCCGCGGGATACGGCAAAGGCCGTCAAGGAAATTGCCTCCCTTCTGATCGTACCCAACCTGACCTTCAACAAGAATGAAACGGAACTGCGTAAGGCGAAGGAACGGGATGCCGTCAAGACGGTCTACTTCAAGGTGCAGAAAGGCGAGATGATCGTCCGGGAAGGGGATCGGATTACGGAACGGCACATGGCCAAGCTCAATGCCTTAAATGCCCTGCAGAAAGAGAACAATCTCTTCCAGACCTTTATCGGCCTTGTCTTCTTCAACGCGATCCTTCTCGGGATCTTCCTGATCTATATTCGTCGTTTCAAACAGCCGATTTCACAGGATCTGCAAAAACTGACGCTCCTCGGCCTGATTATCGTCGGATCTCTCGGTCTGATCAAGGCCTTTTACTGGATCGCCCAGATCGTGATGGCGAACCTGGAATTCGTGGAGCCCTCCTCCATACTTTTTGGAATTCCCTTTGCCTTCTGCGGTATGATGATCGGCGTTCTCTTTGAAATCCGGATCTTCATCTTCCCGATCCTGATGATCAGTATTCTCTCCGGGATGATGATCCATGAAGATCTCTCCTTTACCCTCTATGCCCTGGTCGGCAATGTGATTGCCGCGCTGACGGTGCAGAACTGTCGGCGTCGGAGTGCCCTGTTGCGGGGTGGGATGATCGTGGGGGGAGCGAACGTCCTGACGGCATTGTCGATCACGATTCTCCACAATGATTTCAGTTTGACCCGGGGGCTGGATGATGCCCTCTTCGCTTTTTTCGGCGGTCTCCTGGTTTCCGTTCTGGTCTCCTCGCTCGTTCCGTTACTGGAAAGCCTTTTTAAAATCACCACGGACATCCGGCTGCTCGAACTTTCCGATACGAACCAGAGGGTGCTTAAAGATCTCCTGGTGCATGCACCGGGGACCTATCAGCATTCCCTGATGGTCGGAAACCTGGCCGAGGAAGCCGCCGAAGCGGTTGGTGCAAATTCCCTCCTCACCCGGGTCAGCTCTCTGTATCACGATATCGGCAAAATTCAAAAGGCGGAGTATTTCGTAGAGAACCAGATCAACGTGGAAAACCGTCACGACAAGTTAATCCCGAGCATGAGCGCCCTGATCCTGATCTCTCATATCAAGGACGGAGTGGAGCTGGCCCGGGAGAACAAGCTTCCGCCTGCGATCCTCGATATTATCCGCCAACATCACGGATCGAGTCTGATCACCTATTTCTTTCAGAAAGCCAAAGATCAGGAGAATCCCTCCATCCATGCCGTCAAGGAAGAGGATTTCCGTTATCCGGGTCCCAAACCCCAGACGAAGGAGGCGGCGATCGTTATGATTACCGATGCCGTGGAGGCGGCCTCCCGGGTACTAGCCGGTCCCAATCCCTCCCGGATCGAGGGGATGGTGGTGAACAAGATCCTGGAGCGGATCTACCTCGACGGGCAGCTCGATGAATGCGACCTGACCTTGAAAGATCTCCGGGAGATCAAACGGAGTTTGCTGCCGATACTGACGAGTATCCATCACCACAGGATCGATTATCCTTCCGTGAAACTGACGGATGAGAATGGAGAAAACCGCAAGGATGAAAATCCGGCTCAGCCGGCAGGGAACAATCCCCAGGGACCCAGGGACGCCGGCGATATCAGTCTTGAAAAAAGTCTTCGAAATCGTCCGCAAAGAGGGTGA